A window of Rhododendron vialii isolate Sample 1 chromosome 13a, ASM3025357v1 contains these coding sequences:
- the LOC131315054 gene encoding uncharacterized protein LOC131315054, which translates to MLSGVTQNKAEAKIYCWRGQEKMLAPAEQVKLGVGGFKLEDSNYKPQWNPPSNPAQVPYQARDDQVIDCFKAAEKYGGILVVDHRARDQPIDCYKAAKKFGGILVVDYPVRDQTTAAEKYGSQLMKYPATKAPPHMPLTQGYYF; encoded by the exons ATGCTTTCTGGTGTAACACAAAACAAGGCAGAGGCTAAAATTTACTGTTGGCGAGGTCAAGAGAAAATGTTGGCACCAGCTGAGCAAGTTAAGCTTGGGGTTGGAGGCTTCAAACTGGAGGATTCCAATTATAAGCCACAATGGAATCCTCCTTCCAATCCAGCTCAAGTTCCATATCAAGCAAGAGATGATCAAGTTATTGATTGCTTCAAGGCTGCAGAAAAATACGGTGGCATCTTGGTTGTTGATCATCGCGCAAGAGATCAG CCTATTGATTGTTACAAGGCAGCGAAAAAGTTTGGTGGCATCTTAGTTGTTGATTATCCTGTTAGAGATCAAACTACCGCAGCTGAAAAGTATGGTAGCCAGTTGATGAAGTATCCGGCCACAAAAGCACCACCACATATGCCGTTAACTCAGGGGTACTATTTTTaa